A DNA window from Brassica napus cultivar Da-Ae chromosome C1, Da-Ae, whole genome shotgun sequence contains the following coding sequences:
- the LOC125580262 gene encoding extensin-like yields MDLAKHTTLQMLGFILLASLVLTMAQPPGLTKPSHATCKIKKYKHCYNLEHVCPKFCPDTCHVECASCKPICGPASPGDDAGDTPPAPVPPVSPPPPAPVPPVSPPPPVTPTPTDPMPPAPVSPPPPAPVPPVSPPPPTPTPYVPSPTPPVSPPPPSPTPAVPSPTPPSSPPPTTPTPAVPSPTAPSSPPPTTHTPAVPSPTPPSSPPPPSPTPAVPTPPDVTPTPPTPAVPSPPDVTPTPTPPTQFVPSPDTPTAPFPPYSPPATPTVPSPTPTPPSSPTPPGSTPTTPTPSVPTPSPSVPVPSAPNSPPYVPPSSPTPTPPSDGEAGAGFRRARCKKKGSPCYGVEYSCPSACPRSCEVDCVTCKPLCNCDKPGSVCQDPRFIGGDGLTFYFHGKKDSNFCLISDPNLHINAHFIGKRRPGMARDFTWVQSLAVLFGTHRFYVGALKTATWDDSVDRISVSLDGNVISLPQLDGATWTSSPGVYPQVSVKRVNADTNNIEVEVEGLLKITARVVSITIEDSRIHGYDVKEDDCLAHLDLGFKFQDLSDNVDGVLGQTYRPNYVSRVKIGVHMPVMGGDREFQTTGLFAPDCSAARFTGNGGRNGGWSKMELPEMSCASGVGGKGVVCQR; encoded by the exons TTACAATTTAGAACATGTTTGTCCCAAGTTCTGCCCTGACACTTGTCATGTTGAATGTGCTTCTTGCAAGCCCATATGTGGTCCTGCTTCCCCCGGGGATGATGCCGGAGACACTCCTCCTGCTCCGGTTCCACCTGTTTCACCACCACCTCCGGCTCCTGTTCCGCCAGTTTCACCACCGCCTCCAGTCACGCCTACTCCCACTGATCCTATGCCTCCGGCACCTGTTTCACCACCTCCTCCGGCTCCTGTTCCGCCAGTTTCACCACCACCTCCTACTCCTACACCGTATGTTCCAAGTCCTACTCCGCCAGTTTCACCACCACCTCCGTCTCCTACACCGGCTGTGCCAAGTCCTACTCCACCATCTTCACCACCACCTACTACTCCCACACCAGCTGTGCCAAGTCCTACTGCACCATCTTCACCACCACCTACTACTCATACACCAGCTGTGCCAAGTCCTACTCCACCTTCTTCACCACCACCTCCTTCTCCTACACCAGCTGTACCAACCCCTCCTGATGTTACTCCCACTCCTCCTACACCGGCTGTACCAAGTCCTCCTGACGTCACTCCCACTCCCACTCCTCCTACCCAATTCGTTCCAAGCCCTGATACTCCCACCGCACCATTCCCTCCATATTCCCCACCCGCGACCCCTACAGTTCCAAGCCCCACTCCCACACCTCCGTCGTCCCCAACTCCTCCTGGATCTACTCCCACGACTCCAACGCCTTCTGTCCCAACTCCTTCTCCTTCCGTCCCTGTTCCAAGTGCTCCAAACTCTCCTCCTTACGTTCCCCCATCCTCGCCTACTCCAACGCCACCATCGGATGGGGAGGCAGGAGCAGGATTTAGAAGAGCAAGGTGTAAGAAGAAGGGCTCTCCTTGTTACGGAGTTGAATACAGTTGCCCTTCCGCTTGTCCCCGTTCTTGTGAAGTCGATTGTGTCACTTGCAAGCCTCTTTGCA ATTGCGACAAGCCAGGATCTGTTTGTCAAGACCCACGTTTCATCGGAGGAGACGGTCTCACCTTTTACTTCCACGGAAAGAAAGACTCCAACTTCTGCCTCATCTCCGATCCTAACCTTCACATCAACGCACATTTCATTGGTAAACGTAGGCCTGGTATGGCACGTGACTTCACTTGGGTCCAATCCCTTGCTGTCCTCTTTGGCACTCACCGTTTCTACGTCGGAGCCCTCAAAACCGCCACGTGGGACGATTCAGTTGACCGTATCTCCGTCTCTTTAGACGGAAACGTTATCTCGCTTCCTCAGCTAGACGGTGCCACATGGACTTCTTCCCCAGGTGTATATCCTCAGGTCTCGGTCAAACGAGTCAACGCTGATACTAACAATATCGAG GTTGAAGTAGAGGGTTTACTTAAGATCACCGCAAGAGTGGTGTCAATAACAATTGAAGATTCAAGAATTCATGGGTACGATGTAAAGGAAGATGACTGTCTAGCTCATCTCGACTTAGGGTTCAAGTTCCAAGACCTCAGCGACAATGTCGACGGAGTTTTGGGACAGACTTATAGGCCAAACTACGTTAGCCGAGTCAAGATCGGAGTCCACATGCCTGTGATGGGTGGTGACAGGGAATTCCAGACCACCGGACTTTTTGCACCTGACTGCTCTGCCGCAAGGTTTACCGGTAACGGAGGCAGAAACGGTGGCTGGAGCAAAATGGAGCTCCCTGAGATGAGTTGTGCCAGTGGCGTAGGTGGCAAGGGAGTGGTCTGCCAGAGATAG
- the LOC106346616 gene encoding phosphatidylinositol 3,4,5-trisphosphate 3-phosphatase and protein-tyrosine-phosphatase PTEN2A-like: MSSDSPATGTPDGHPPPAAVEAGTTDDSPKGVASKLSASGISTWAKSLKVPQPFSSARTDSDVENNEKSAFAKFTSGLGLRLSPKSPQPDETGEGTSQPGFIGTITKGLVDTSKNAVKAVQVKARHAVSQNKRRYQEGGFDLDLTYITENIIAMGFPAGDMSSGFFGYVEGFYRNHMEEVINFLETQHKGKYKVYNLCSERLYDVSLFEGKVASFPFDDHNCPPIHLITSFCQSAYSWLKEDIENVVAVHCKAGMARTGLMICSLLLYLKFFPTAEECMDFYNQKRCVDAKGLVLPSQIRYVKYFERILTYFNGENQPGRKCMLRGFRLHRCPYWIRPSITISDHNGVLFTTKKHPRTKDLSPEDFWFSAPKKGVMVFALPGEPGLTELAGDFKIHFHANQGDFYCWMNTTMMENRVILKTSELDGFDKRKLPSPGFMVEVVLADIDTTIAANPSSEPASKAPEETSGANSSPAEGVTPVPGPNKETENPDKDDVFSDNETESTGATKTTPSASSQNPEAKHSADETSALASATKKVTLSGNKGPSQPVSKAEATEKPTGVNASSSESSEFKVMAADASVFSFGDEDDYESD, encoded by the exons ATGTCATCTGATTCACCTGCTACGGGAACACCAGATGGTCACCCTCCTCCTGCTGCTGTAGAAGCTGGAACAACCGATGATTCACCTAAAGGGGTAGCTTCAAAGCTATCCGCCTCTGGGATCTCAACATGGGCCAAAAGTTTGAAAGTCCCTCAGCCTTTTTCTTCCGCAAGAACTGATTCTGATGTTGAGAATAATGAAAAGTCTGCCTTTGCGAAATTTACAAGTGGGTTGGGGCTTCGTTTGTCTCCCAAGTCTCCTCAACCTGATGAGACCGGCGAAGGAACTTCACAACCCGGTTTCATTGGGACGATTACTAAAGGTTTGGTGGATACATCAAAGAATGCTGTCAAGGCTGTACAGGTTAAGGCTCGCCATGCCGTGTCCCAGAACAAAAGAAGATACCAG GAAGGAGGGTTTGATTTGGACCTGACGTACATAACAGAGAACATTATTGCGATGGGGTTTCCTGCCGGTGATATGAGTTCTGGCTTTTTTGGATATGTCGAG GGTTTCTACCGCAACCATATGGAAGAAGTTATCAACTTTCTTGAAACTCAACACAAG GGAAAATACAAGGTTTACAATCTTTGTTCAGAGAGGTTGTATGATGTATCACTATTTGAAGGGAAG GTGGCCAGTTTCCCGTTTGACGATCATAACTGCCCACCAATCCATTTGATTACCTCATTTTGCCAAAGTGCATACTCGTGGTTAAAGGAAGACATTGAGAATGTTGTGGCTGTTCACTGTAAGGCGGGAATGGCGAGGACAGGGCTTATGATATGTAGTCTTCTGCTGTATCTGAAG TTTTTTCCGACTGCCGAAGAGTGCATGGACTTCTACAATCAGAAACGATGTGTGGATGCAAAAGGGCTTGTGCTACCTAGCCAAATT AGATATGTGAAATACTTTGAACGAATTTTAACCTACTTCAACGGGGAAAATCAACCAGGCCGCAA GTGTATGCTTAGGGGATTCCGGCTCCATAGGTGTCCTTATTGGATTAGGCCATCCATCACCATTTCAGATCACAACG GGGTTCTCTTTACCACGAAAAAGCATCCTCGGACAAAGGATCTATCG CCTGAAGACTTTTGGTTCAGTGCCCCAAAGAAAGGGGTTATGGTCTTTGCACTACCCGGAGAGCCTGGTCTAACAGAGTTAGCTGGGGACTTTAAAATCCATTTTCACGCCAATCAAGGAGATTTTTACTG CTGGATGAACACGACAATGATGGAAAACAGAGTGATTCTGAAAACCAGTGAACTCGATGGGTTTGATAAG AGGAAGCTACCTTCGCCTGGATTTATGGTTGAAGTTGTTCTTGCTGATATTGACACAACAATCGCTGCAAACCCTAGTTCTGAACCAGCATCAAAGGCACCCGAAGAAACTTCAGGAGCTAATTCTTCCCCTGCAGAGGGTGTCACACCGGTTCCTGGACCAAATAAAGAAACAGAGAATCCTGATAAGGACGATGTGTTCTCTGATAACGAAACAGAGTCAACGGGCGCAACCAAAACCACACCATCGGCTTCTTCTCAAAACCCAGAAGCCAAACATAGCGCAGATGAAACTTCTGCTCTAGCTAGTGCGACCAAGAAAGTGACTTTATCTGGAAATAAGGGACCATCTCAGCCGGTTAGCAAGGCTGAAGCGACAGAGAAACCTACTGGGGTCAACGCTTCAAGCTCAGAGAGTAGCGAGTTCAAGGTTATGGCGGCTGATGCATCTGTGTTCTCGTTTGGAGATGAAGACGACTACGAAAGCGACTGA
- the LOC125580263 gene encoding probable cysteine protease RD21C isoform X2: MSTRITFTFPSLVILSVLLASSYSGGVTAKVVDQNLTEQKLFERWLVENHKNYNGLGEKDKRFQIFIDNARFVQKHNSVPNQSYELGLTRFADLTNEEFRAMYLRKKMERRTSRIPVKAERYLHKAGDSLPDEVDWRAKGAVAPVRDQGDCGSSWAFSTTGAIEGINKIKTGELITLSVQELVDCDRGYNDGCNGGLMDAAFLFIIANGGLDTEADYPYTATDNNTCNSDKNTRVVTIDGYVAVPGNDEKSLKKAVAHQPVSVAIEAGGREFQLYKSGVFTGACGTDLDHAALAVGYGTSEGQDYWIIRDSLGSNWGESGYIRLQRNVNDSAGKCGVAMLASYPTQSVVCDKSYTCPDKSTCCCVSESKGKCDSWGCCPFESATCCENGSSCCPQLYPVCDLEDGTCRVKANSPLSVKALTRGPATATTKATNVLVSSA, from the exons ATGTCTACTCGAATCACATTTACATTCCCATCTCTCGTGATCCTCTCGGTCTTACTAGCTTCCTCTTATTCGGGGGGCGTCACGGCGAAGGTGGTTGATCAGAACCTGACGGAACAAAAGCTATTCGAGCGGTGGcttgtggagaatcacaagaACTATAATGGCCTCGGAGAAAAGGATAAGCGGTTTCAGATCTTCATTGACAACGCTAGGTTCGTGCAAAAGCACAACTCCGTCCCCAACCAGAGTTACGAACTCGGGTTGACCCGGTTCGCTGATCTGACCAACGAAGAGTTTCGAGCGATGTActtgaggaagaagatggagaggagGACTAGTAGGATTCCGGTGAAGGCAGAGAGGTATCTACACAAGGCTGGAGATAGCTTGCCTGATGAAGTTGACTGGAGAGCCAAAGGCGCCGTTGCTCCAGTGAGAGATCAAGGAGACTGTG GAAGTAGTTGGGCGTTTTCAACGACTGGAGCGATAGAAGGAATAAACAAGATTAAGACAGGGGAATTGATAACTCTGTCGGTGCAAGAACTTGTTGATTGTGACAGAGGTTACAATGATGGATGTAATGGTGGTCTCATGGACGCGGCTTTTCTCTTCATTATTGCCAATGGTGGTCTTGACACTGAGGCAGATTATCCTTACACCGCTACTGATAATAACACATGCAATTCTGACAAG AACACTCGTGTTGTTACAATCGATGGTTATGTGGCCGTTCCTGGAAACGACGAGAAGTCTTTGAAGAAGGCTGTTGCTCATCAACCAGTTAGTGTTGCAATCGAAGCCGGTGGACGAGAATTCCAGCTTTACAAATCA GGTGTGTTTACAGGAGCATGTGGAACAGATTTGGACCATGCTGCGCTAGCTGTGGGATACGGAACCTCAGAAGGTCAAGACTACTGGATCATCCGTGACTCATTGGGATCAAACTGGGGAGAGAGCGGATACATTAGGCTCCAACGTAACGTCAATGATTCGGCAGGGAAATGTGGTGTTGCAATGTTGGCTTCTTACCCTACCCAATCTGTTGTTTGTGACAAGTCTTACACTTGTCCAGACAAGTCCACTTGTTGTTGTGTCAGTGAGTCGAAAGGAAAATGTGATAGCTGGGGATGTTGTCCGTTTGAGTCAGCCACATGCTGTGAGAACGGCTCTAGCTGCTGCCCTCAGTTATACCCTGTCTGCGATTTGGAGGATGGTACTTGTAGAGTG AAGGCAAACAGTCCGTTAAGTGTAAAAGCTTTAACCCGAGGCCCAGCGACTGCGACCACCAAGGCTACTAACGTGCTTGTGAGCAGCGcttga
- the LOC125580263 gene encoding probable cysteine protease RD21C isoform X1, translated as MSTRITFTFPSLVILSVLLASSYSGGVTAKVVDQNLTEQKLFERWLVENHKNYNGLGEKDKRFQIFIDNARFVQKHNSVPNQSYELGLTRFADLTNEEFRAMYLRKKMERRTSRIPVKAERYLHKAGDSLPDEVDWRAKGAVAPVRDQGDCGSSWAFSTTGAIEGINKIKTGELITLSVQELVDCDRGYNDGCNGGLMDAAFLFIIANGGLDTEADYPYTATDNNTCNSDKKNTRVVTIDGYVAVPGNDEKSLKKAVAHQPVSVAIEAGGREFQLYKSGVFTGACGTDLDHAALAVGYGTSEGQDYWIIRDSLGSNWGESGYIRLQRNVNDSAGKCGVAMLASYPTQSVVCDKSYTCPDKSTCCCVSESKGKCDSWGCCPFESATCCENGSSCCPQLYPVCDLEDGTCRVKANSPLSVKALTRGPATATTKATNVLVSSA; from the exons ATGTCTACTCGAATCACATTTACATTCCCATCTCTCGTGATCCTCTCGGTCTTACTAGCTTCCTCTTATTCGGGGGGCGTCACGGCGAAGGTGGTTGATCAGAACCTGACGGAACAAAAGCTATTCGAGCGGTGGcttgtggagaatcacaagaACTATAATGGCCTCGGAGAAAAGGATAAGCGGTTTCAGATCTTCATTGACAACGCTAGGTTCGTGCAAAAGCACAACTCCGTCCCCAACCAGAGTTACGAACTCGGGTTGACCCGGTTCGCTGATCTGACCAACGAAGAGTTTCGAGCGATGTActtgaggaagaagatggagaggagGACTAGTAGGATTCCGGTGAAGGCAGAGAGGTATCTACACAAGGCTGGAGATAGCTTGCCTGATGAAGTTGACTGGAGAGCCAAAGGCGCCGTTGCTCCAGTGAGAGATCAAGGAGACTGTG GAAGTAGTTGGGCGTTTTCAACGACTGGAGCGATAGAAGGAATAAACAAGATTAAGACAGGGGAATTGATAACTCTGTCGGTGCAAGAACTTGTTGATTGTGACAGAGGTTACAATGATGGATGTAATGGTGGTCTCATGGACGCGGCTTTTCTCTTCATTATTGCCAATGGTGGTCTTGACACTGAGGCAGATTATCCTTACACCGCTACTGATAATAACACATGCAATTCTGACAAG AAGAACACTCGTGTTGTTACAATCGATGGTTATGTGGCCGTTCCTGGAAACGACGAGAAGTCTTTGAAGAAGGCTGTTGCTCATCAACCAGTTAGTGTTGCAATCGAAGCCGGTGGACGAGAATTCCAGCTTTACAAATCA GGTGTGTTTACAGGAGCATGTGGAACAGATTTGGACCATGCTGCGCTAGCTGTGGGATACGGAACCTCAGAAGGTCAAGACTACTGGATCATCCGTGACTCATTGGGATCAAACTGGGGAGAGAGCGGATACATTAGGCTCCAACGTAACGTCAATGATTCGGCAGGGAAATGTGGTGTTGCAATGTTGGCTTCTTACCCTACCCAATCTGTTGTTTGTGACAAGTCTTACACTTGTCCAGACAAGTCCACTTGTTGTTGTGTCAGTGAGTCGAAAGGAAAATGTGATAGCTGGGGATGTTGTCCGTTTGAGTCAGCCACATGCTGTGAGAACGGCTCTAGCTGCTGCCCTCAGTTATACCCTGTCTGCGATTTGGAGGATGGTACTTGTAGAGTG AAGGCAAACAGTCCGTTAAGTGTAAAAGCTTTAACCCGAGGCCCAGCGACTGCGACCACCAAGGCTACTAACGTGCTTGTGAGCAGCGcttga
- the LOC125580027 gene encoding glutathione S-transferase T3-like, with protein sequence MAMKLSLGGDRALSLCFSSNQRVRGSKVQEEGTSNERRAKQSNTGMDSNPYWHGSNFVDLLTSQQGVFSLVEETVPEDTPAERKERRMWTLVEDMVLLSSWLNTSKDPVVGNEQRSGTFWKRIAAYFAASPKVAATELREYTHCKQRWHKINDQVNKFCGAFEAASREKMSGQNENAVLKLAHEIFFNNHQKKFIFEHAWKELRNDQKWCELSRQGTAKRRKCDEGSQSETSHANATGTEERPSGVKAAKGKKKKNFEVAETLSKFQTMWEIKQQDLAKKDSLTKMRLLESLLARKEPLDDYEEALKKKLIIKCLSN encoded by the exons ATGGCGATGAAGCTGTCTCTCGGTGGTGACAGAGCTCTCTCACTTTGCTTCTCCTCGAATCAAAG AGTGCGTGGCTCGAAGGTACAAGAGGAAGGAACCTCAAACGAGAGGAGGGCAAAGCAGAGCAATACAG GGATGGATTCCAATCCATACTGGCATGGTAGTAACTTTGTTGATCTCCTTACGAGTCAACAAGGTGTCTTTAGTTTAGTAGAAGAAACTGTCCCTGAAGACACTCCTGCTGAGCGTAAGGAACGCCGGATGTGGACGCTTGTAGAAGATATGGTGCTCCTCAGCTCCTGGCTCAACACAAGCAAAGATCCAGTAGTGGGAAATGAGCAACGGTCTGGGACATTCTGGAAAAGGATTGCCGCTTACTTTGCGGCAAGTCCCAAGGTTGCAGCCACTGAACTCCGAGAATACACTCATTGCAAGCAGCGTTGGCACAAGATAAATGATCAAGTCAACAAGTTCTGTGGGGCTTTTGAAGCAGCAAGtagagagaaaatgagtgggCAAAATGAGAATGCTGTTCTCAAATTAGCTCATGAAATATTCTTCAACAAccaccaaaaaaaatttatctttgaGCATGCTTGGAAAGAGCTTCGGAATGATCAAAAATGGTGTGAACTCTCACGCCAAGGAACCGCAAAAAGGAGGAAGTGTGACGAGGGTTCACAGTCGGAGACTTCACATGCCAATGCAACCGGGACAGAGGAGCGTCCCTCGGGTGTTAAGGCAGcaaaagggaagaagaagaagaattttgAGGTCGCGGAAACGCTGTCAAAGTTTCAGACTATGTGGGAAATTAAACAGCAAGACTTGGCCAAGAAGGATAGTCTTACAAAAATGCGTCTACTTGAGAGCTTACTTGCAAGGAAGGAACCCTTAGATGATTATGAAGAAGCTCTAAAGAAAAAGCTCATAATTAAGTGCTTGTCTAACTAG